The stretch of DNA atgaacatttttattagtcgcaaaaaaattgtttgctgGACGCATTTTACCGATCACTGTCTCACAGTTTCACTACAAACGATAACGAATTATTTGTCGAAACGGTTTCTCTCCGTAAAACcctattattaatattttctatgcatctgcatgacgtaacatcCTTAGTAAACCGCTGCAACCTAGGTCATGCCCCCTTCCCTCACACGATGTAATAACAACGTTTATAACGGTGTTTGTTAGGCTATCGAagatatagggtgtccataagtcctaaaatattttatattttgcaaaggGAGTTCATCGAtactctcgtccagttaccagtacCGTGTTGGGTCATAATAGACAGTAGGTTTGGGCAGAGAATTCCTATATATTGTTCTAAGTGTAATCTGTGAACGAGGGTAGATTCAACGCTTTTCCCAGATATCTGGTTTCAATCGCTTCTCCAATAACTGACTCACTGGTTAAGAACAAGAACGAAGAAACCCAAAAATGATCGAATCAATGTTTATTATCATGTTTGGTTATATACAGAAATCACATGGAGACagctataaatttatttactGAGCAAATACGTTTCAATAGACAAGGCGACCAGTTCAAGGCATGGGTTATACGGTTAATAATAGAATAATAGTAAAGGAACAATGTAAGCAGTGGCAGGATTCAAGAGGCTCTTGCAAACCGTTCCTGTTTTTTTATGATTTAGTTCAGTATGTTTCTCTAAAATGAGAGAACCCGTTGTTAGCGAGTTCGGTGCGATAGAGAACCCGTTCTTAGATTTTTGAATTCTGCCACTGAATGTGAGTAATCATAAGTAAAAAGCAAGTTTCATTTATATTAGGACGAACATTGTGTGGCCTTTGTCTAATCATATTCACAGGCCGGCTTCAGTGTGGAATAAAAATGCATAAgtaaaaatattagtaatttaaCTTTTATAAACACGTAATTTAGACTTCTTTCATAAATAAAATCGGGTTTTAACGGTTTTAAGGCTTGAAAAACAGACTTTGTAAAAAAATGCGATTTAGTAAAATTGAAGAGTAATTTAAGATCGGATCGTTCATGGGCAGCttataaattttgcataatCAGACATGGACCTATCATAATTAGAACATTTAGAACAACGGCCATAGAAAagcgaacaaaaattttaatgaaaatctatATAGATAACAACAGTCATTTAactgtttttgtcttttttatcATTGAATCCGTCAACGAAGTTCTGTCAGGTTTTGAtctggttttatatttcacagatgACACCGTTGGTTGTGTAGGATGGTGAATTATTGAACATTCCCTGATATGCATACCCTTGATCTTTATCGACACGAACACCAACATTTGTACGGAATGTATCGGATCCCGGATAAGAAGGAAACCACACTTCTGTTGCAATAGTGATTGGTCTTCCATTGGACAGCAAAAGCTGATTGTTCTGTCACAATTGAATAAACAGTTTTTAATATCTATTGCATGCAATGTTAATGCGGCTGACATATTACAtgaagaatgaaaatatttgcgtGTAGGAATAGTCTCCATAGTAAAGGTTGTCAGCATAGATAGACGTATGGTGAGTAATGTTAGCAACATGCGTCATTCTTGTGTTTGGAACTGCATGAAAATGGGTGAAAACCAGAAATCAATGAAttacaaattctaaaatgtttGTAAATTAAAAAGATACGCGATCAGACGGCTAGgctatgacgtcacaatatatTGTAAactatatttctatattttgtttttttttaattatccaATCTTCTAATAAATCATAAGGCAATGTTTGACCTCCCATTATTcggtaattttattaaaaagtgCTTTTGGTCAATCCTCGACCCGGTTAACTTTATAATCTTTATAAAAAGTCAAACTCTGCTGAGATTGTGATCCATCAACTGACCTTATACTCCATTCCAGTCCAGATGTTTATATATGTCCAACCAGCAGGGATCAGTGAACGTAGATAAGGGAGCAGCAGCTGGTAATGCTTGAGGTCGTAAATATTCGCGGGTTTTCCGTTCATTGATTTGCAGATTGCTTTGGCATCGGTGAAGGTAACGTTTGGTACATCATACACAATTGCTCGGTAGCATTTTTTCTTGTATGTGACGTCACACTTAACTGAAAACATTATTGTTGTCATTGAATAACTTCATGTTAAATTATGACAGGGAATGACTTCATAGAATTTAGGATTAAAATTCCAACCTGACCACTAAGCAAAAAAAGCACGTGCTCACTGCGTCATGGGAAAGCAAATCTTCAATGGGACCGCAGTgtataaagaaaaataattcGGGTCAGGCGACTCAAACCGCGATACTCGTCCGatcctaaattatttttttatgttttttttgaaTGACACAAATAAGGCACCAAGGTCTTAGGTGGTTATGGCCTCGCTGATTGGGTGCGGCTTCCGCTATCATGGATCAATATTCGGGCTTTAGGGCGGAAAGGGCTCATAAATAAacctaggcttaccatacgtcccgttttaggcgggacaTTCCTACTTTTTAACGTCTTGTCCAGGCCGTTCAGCCAAAGGTCCTCTTTGGCTTTCAGCCAGCATAATGAGTGGAATATTACCAATTAGCCTGTTTTTGTTActgttgtttttttatttcgattAGTTTTTATATTATCCCTATATTCATAAGTCgcttcatatttttgcccccgtGGTCGGGAAGGTTCGAGATAATCAGAATAtcttaacaaaatttttaatttttacaaatttgccAATATTCGAGCATCAAAAGGTCGCGAAATGTCACCGCAATCTATCTACGATgaatatagtaaaaataaatttataacaagattttgaaattttgattttcgttTTACGACTCATGTAAACACGCTGTTATGACATCTGGGAGAAATCACCAAGCATTTGACTGGCATTGCGGTGGCAGAGGTACTTGTGGTACGATACCAGACCCGAGTTCTTCAGATGCACCGCGAAACGATAGCACCAATGAGCATCAAGAGAGACAACGCTCAGACTATGGAATCTTTCTTGAGGTAATTTTGCTCTGCCCTATATTAAGGCGTCTTGCGTGGATCAAGaagttagtttttcaataataatctaTGGTGAACACGTTGATGTCTTATATTCAGCAAATTTATTCAGTGTGTTTGTGATTCATTTTCACATTCAACTCCAAACACGGCGTTTGACAAGGCAAATACTAATACATAAAGATCCCCTTGTCGCAATTTCTCCTGTTTTGGACCTCAGGTGCTGGGGAATtccaaattaatatatttgaCGCGAACTAAAAAGCGTTTGGGGGGGAAAATATTTTCCGAGTGAAAAACGAGAGAGGGAAGGCCACACCAACCTGTACTCTGTTCAACTTTTGTAGTTTGTGGGCGAAAAGTAGAGAAAAAGGCTTCCTTAGTTGACCAAGGTGATGTGCCAATGGCGGTTGAAGCGCTGGTAGAAGAAGTTTTCTTGTCTTTGTATCCTGCGTGAAAAAACGAGTTTATATTACAAGTTTACAGCAAGATTTATAGTTCTGGGTACTTTGAGGTACTAAATGACAAtgtgaatatatttcaatttttttctatttcagttTCTTTGCACAATCGCCGTATTGCCAATTACTATGAGTGAAATGGACTATTTTAGTATCTATTCTAGTGCATGTGATACCAAATAACATCATTAAAACTTCATACCATTGGgagtggtcgtttctttgacacctACAACAGAATTCGTGGTCGCTTCTTTATGACCTACAACAGAGGGTGTAGTCGTTTTTTTGACAGTTgcaacagagggcgtggtcgtttctttgacagttgcaacagagggcgtggtcgtttctttgacactTGCAACAGAGGGCAGCACTGAGTTTGTCTCTGATTTTTCCATTGTCTTTTTTAATTGATGGAGCTCACTTTTCATTCCGTGTAATTGTTCCGTTAAGGCTGCGAAACGAAATCCGAATTTAATTTGAGCCATCAGTTTTACAGTCCGAATTCGgtaaattttttgttggaagATATGTACCGCTCTCTCCCGTTAAAAATAAGAATATGAGATGGGTATTGCTAAACTCCACGTTAGATGTGATTGTTAAAAATGACACATTAAAGatataaaatgatttgaattttaccAATAAAACGATTGTTTAAACGTATTTCGAACTATATTGTAGACGCTAACCTTCCAAAGCCTTCTCTTCGTCTTTTGTGCACTGTCCATTCTGAAATAGAATAAGAGAAATGTTTGAATATATGGATATGTAGGTTGCACATCCGTGTAGTAATGCCTTAGCTAAGCAAGTCTTTCCATATGCCGtaaaaaagtgttcccatggattGAAGTGAAAACGTAGAATCTGGGATAAAGTATCGGGTCCCATCGAACTCAGTGCTAGTTTCAAACCTTCATTACCTACAGAAAAAATCGCTAGAACGTTCTATTTTCCTATATTTGTTCCAGATTTCAAACaaaacagttttattttcacaaataaTACCAACAATATGAAACTACCACTAAGCTCTCACCTTAACGTCTCTCCAAGTAGGTTGCCCGTCGCAAACCATAGGCATCCAGCATTTCTCACCTGTTATTAAGAGAAAACTGAAATTAGAAATCGAGAGAAATGttcatttataatatgtttattttaaaatagtattataacagataaacaaaaatatttaaataaacttttttttttaacgagACAAGTTCAGTACCTATCCACTTATGGCGCGCATTCGCTCATTCCATACTAAATTTTATACTTTTACACTCGTCATGCGAACGCACTATTTTTTTTCGCCTCGATGATGGTTAGTcgaatcaaatttgaattattacGCCCGCCATTGGGGAATCTAACAATGTTCAACGGGCATGCGCTAATTTCTGATCAATACCCGCGATTAAATTTCCGTTTTTTGAGAAtcgtttcatttttttaacGAACAATAAACTCTTGAAAGTTGAATTCCCCATAGTTTGCTGCTTTTGTTTATACGCCTttctatcaatcaatcaaatcggcAAAtcataacaaaatgaaaacaagaaagatcacaaaaatattttacggGATGGCGGgataaccgcgaaatgaccCTTCGGTCTACTTGTCAGCGGCAACCTTAAAATAGCTCAAAACTTATGGCTACAAAATTTGCACAGCGGGAAACGTTTT from Styela clava chromosome 14, kaStyClav1.hap1.2, whole genome shotgun sequence encodes:
- the LOC120340383 gene encoding uncharacterized protein LOC120340383; the protein is MKIPIRHSFIGLILLMEACLLIKGEKCWMPMVCDGQPTWRDVKNGQCTKDEEKALEALTEQLHGMKSELHQLKKTMEKSETNSVLPSVASVKETTTPSVATVKETTTPSVATVKKTTTPSVVGHKEATTNSVVGVKETTTPNGYKDKKTSSTSASTAIGTSPWSTKEAFFSTFRPQTTKVEQSTVKCDVTYKKKCYRAIVYDVPNVTFTDAKAICKSMNGKPANIYDLKHYQLLLPYLRSLIPAGWTYINIWTGMEYKNNQLLLSNGRPITIATEVWFPSYPGSDTFRTNVGVRVDKDQGYAYQGMFNNSPSYTTNGVICEI